A single window of Synechococcales cyanobacterium T60_A2020_003 DNA harbors:
- a CDS encoding type II secretion system F family protein, whose amino-acid sequence MPTYVVQARDAKGNPKKQKIVADSPGEARTLLRDRGLFVQELKEDRGFNLNFDLKQIQMAMTSVSVKDKAIFSRQFAVLINAGVAMVRGLGVLSDQCPNPKLKMALQEISSDVQQGTNLSDAMRKHPHCFDGLYVSMVQAGEVGGVLDEVMNRLAKLLEDVARLNNQIKSAMAYPVAVGSIAVLVFIGMTVFLLPIFANIFEELDAELPAFTKLMMAISDFLRTPLYVLGFIVVVVALVIAFRMYYKTRVGRETVDRFSLKMPLFGDLLQKTATARFCRTFGSLSRSGVPILTSLEIVRDTAGNQVIANAIDSARKEVQTGGMISLALQREQVFPVMAIQMISIGEETGEIDSMLMKVADFYEDEVEQAVKALTSVMEPLMILVLGGMVGSILVAMYLPIFKVMDAIQ is encoded by the coding sequence CCCCAAAAAGCAGAAAATCGTTGCTGATTCTCCTGGTGAAGCACGCACCCTGCTGCGTGATAGAGGACTCTTTGTTCAAGAACTCAAAGAGGATCGCGGATTTAACCTCAACTTCGATCTCAAGCAGATCCAAATGGCGATGACTTCGGTCTCCGTCAAGGATAAGGCGATTTTCTCGCGGCAGTTTGCGGTGTTGATCAATGCTGGAGTTGCGATGGTACGAGGTCTGGGTGTCTTATCAGACCAGTGCCCAAACCCTAAATTAAAGATGGCACTCCAGGAAATTAGTTCCGATGTGCAGCAGGGAACCAATCTGTCTGATGCTATGCGTAAGCATCCCCATTGTTTTGATGGATTGTATGTGAGCATGGTGCAGGCTGGCGAGGTAGGCGGTGTACTTGACGAAGTGATGAACCGACTTGCCAAACTTCTAGAAGACGTTGCTCGATTGAATAACCAAATTAAGTCAGCAATGGCCTACCCGGTTGCGGTGGGTAGTATTGCGGTTTTGGTCTTTATCGGGATGACCGTTTTTCTGTTGCCTATTTTTGCCAACATTTTTGAAGAGCTAGACGCTGAACTGCCCGCCTTCACGAAGTTGATGATGGCAATCAGCGATTTTCTCCGCACTCCGCTGTATGTGCTTGGATTCATTGTGGTCGTTGTGGCGCTTGTGATCGCATTTCGGATGTACTACAAGACGCGGGTAGGCCGAGAAACCGTGGATCGTTTTTCTCTCAAAATGCCCTTGTTTGGTGACTTGCTTCAGAAAACAGCAACGGCTCGCTTCTGTCGTACCTTTGGTTCGCTATCCCGTTCGGGGGTTCCGATTCTGACGTCCCTGGAAATTGTGCGGGATACCGCCGGAAATCAGGTCATTGCGAACGCAATCGATTCCGCCCGCAAAGAAGTGCAAACCGGAGGCATGATCAGTCTTGCCTTACAGCGAGAGCAAGTATTTCCGGTAATGGCGATTCAGATGATCAGTATTGGTGAGGAAACGGGAGAAATCGACAGCATGCTTATGAAAGTGGCTGACTTTTATGAGGATGAGGTAGAGCAAGCGGTTAAGGCGCTGACGAGCGTTATGGAGCCGTTGATGATTCTCGTTCTTGGAGGCATGGTTGGATCGATCCTAGTAGCGATGTATCTGCCCATCTTCAAGGTGATGGACGCAATTCAGTAA